The genomic window TCGAACAGGACCATCCGGAACTTATAACTCCGGATTCGCCTACACAAAGAGTGGCCGGAAAGCCGTCGGAAAAATTTGAAAAAGTTACTCACACGGTGACGCAGTGGTCTTTTAATGACGCTTTTGAAGAAAATGATATTTTGGATTGGGAAGAAAGAATAATGAAAATTTTGGAAAAAGAGTTGGGTTCGCGGCCTAAGGATTTGGATTATGTTTGCGAACTGAAAATTGACGGCCTGCACATGGTTTTGACGTATGTAAACGGCGAACTGCAAACCGCAGCCACGCGCGGCGATGGCAAGGTGGGTGAGGATGTAACCACAAATATTAAAACAATTTGGTCTGTGCCGTTAAAGTTAAAAGAGAAAATAGATATTATAGCCGAAGGGGAAGTGTGGCTGGATAAAAAAATGCTGGAGAAAATCAATAGTGAGCGGGCTAAAAATGATGAGCCGCTTTTTGCCAATCCGCGCAACGCGGCCGCCGGCACCATTCGTCAGCTTGATCCCAAAATCGTAGCGAATCGGAAATTGTCGTTGACTGCCTATGATATTTCCAGCGATAACGCGCCGTCAACGCAAAAAGAAGAGTTGGAAAAATTAAAAGAGTTGGGTTTTAAAACAGACACACATTGGCGGGTTTGTAAAAATATCGGTGAGATTTTTAAATTTCATAATGATTGGCAAGATAAAAAAACCACCCAGGAATTTTGGATTGACGGCGTGGTGATAAAGGTAAATCAAAAAAAATATCAAAATTTGCTTGGCTTTACGGGCAAGGCGCCGCGTTGGGCAATTGCCTATAAGTTCCCGGCCGAGCAGGGGACAACCAAAATAAATGAAGTGATTTGGGGAGTTGGGCGTACCGGCGCGATAACTCCGGTGGCAGTGATGGATCCGGTGAAATTGGCCGGAACAACGGTTACGCACGCCACTTTGCATAATTTTGATGAGATCAAGCGGTTGGGTGTAAAAGTTGGCGATACGGTGGTGGTGGAAAAAGCCGGAGATATTATTCCCAAAGTGATGCGAGTTTTGGATAAAATGCGAAATGGCAGTGAAAAAACCATAAAAGAACCGACCAAGTGTCCGGTTTGCGGCAGCCCGGTGAAAAAGAAAGAAATTTCCGATAAAAAACAGGGCGCCTCGGTGGCAATTTTCTGCACTAATTCAAATTGTTATGCTCAGCAGACAAAAAATTTGATCCATTTTGTTTCCAAATCAGCGTTTGATATAGACGGCATGGGTGAAAGAATTGTGGAAACATTAATTGATGAAGGATTGATCAAAAGTCCGGCAGACATTTTTTCTTTAACCCAAGGGGACCTGGAACCGCTGGAGAGATTTGCCGAAAAATCGGCCGAAAATTTAGTGAGCGCCATAAACACGGCCAAAAATGTTACTTTATCAAGGTTTATAAACGCTCTTGGCATCCGTCATGTGGGTGAGGAGACAGCCGTGAAACTGGCGGAACATTTTGGCAGTTTGGAAAAAATCATGAAAGCGGAAATGACTGATTTGGAAAAAATTGCCGACATTGGTCCGCAGGTGTCCGGTTCAATATATGAATATTTTAATAATAAAGAAAATATAAAGGCCGTTGCAGAATTATTAAATAACGGCGTGAAAATTCTGCGTGAAGCGAAGAAATCCGGAAAATTAAACGGCAAAACCTTTGTTATTACCGGCAGTTTGGACACGATGAGCCGGGAAGACGCCAAAGAAAAAATTCGTGCCTTGGGCGGGCAAATTTCCGAAAGTGTGAGCAGAAAAACGGATTATGTGGTGGTGGGTCATGAGCCGGGCAGTAAATTTGAAAAAGCGAGAGAATTTGGGATAAAAACTGTAGATGAAAAGGAGTTTTTAAAAATGGTTGAGGTGTGATATAATTATAGGCACTTATATGCAGTTCATCCGCTGGTTTAAAGATTTAACTATAAAAGACATACCTTCTGTGGGAGGGAAAAATGCATCTCTAGGAGAGATGTACTCTCGGCTTGCTTCCAAAGGCGTGCCGGTGCCAAACGGTTTTGCCCTGACGGCCGACGCGTACTGGGCTTTTCTTCGTGAAAACAAATTGGATAAAAAAATTAAAGATGTTTTGAAAGATTTGGATAAAAGAAATATGCGGGCGCTCTCCGCGGCCGGAACAAAGGTGCGGAACATGATTTTAGCGGCCCAGTTTCCTACAGAAATTAAAAAAGAAATAGAGAAAGCGTATAAAGATTTATGCAAGTTTGCCAAGCGGGCCAATGTTGATGTGGCGGTTAGAAGCAGCGCCACGGCCGAGGACTTGCCTGATGCCAGTTTCGCCGGTCAGCAGGAAACATATTTGAATGTGCGCGGCGCAGCCGAGCTTATGATCGCGGCCAAGAAATGTATTTCTTCGCTTTTTACCGATCGGGCAATCTCATACCGTGAAGATAAGGGTTTTGATCACATGGTGGTGGCATTGTCGGTTGGCGTGCAGGAAATGATCCGTTCTGACGTCGGTCAAAGCGGGGTAATGTTTACTTTAGACACTGAATCGGGTTTCAAAGGCGTGGTTCTCATAAACGCGGCTTACGGCTTGGGTGAGTATGTGGTCAAGGGCCGGGTAAATCCGGATCAGTATTATGTTTTTAAAGAAGGAATGAAAGCCGGATATAAAGCAATCATGAGCCGCCGACTGGGATCAAAAGAAGTGAAACTCATTTACGAAAAAAATGGCGGTACTAAACAGGAAAAAGTGAAAATGGCAGACCAGAAAAAATATTGTTTAAAAGACGAAGAGGTTTTGCAGTTGGCCAAGTGGGGTGTGATTATTGAAGAGCATTATGATCATCCGATGGACATTGAATGGGCCAAGGATGGCCAGACCGGAAAATTATTTATCGTGCAGGCGCGTTCGGAAACAGTGCGCTCCCGGGCGAATATAAATGTCATTGAACAATATAAATTAAAAACAAAAGGAAAAATTTTGCTGACCGGCTTAAGCATCGGTCAGAAAATCGGGCAGGGGAGAGCGCGGGTGATAAATTCTCCCAAACAGATGAAACAATTCAAGCCCGGCGAGGTTTTGGTGACCAAAATTACCGATCCTGATTGGGAGCCGATAATGCGCATAGCCAGCGCGATTATTACTGAACAGGGCGGAAAAACTTCGCATGCGGCGATTGTCAGCCGCGAACTGGGCACGCCGTGTATTGTGGGCGTAAACAAAGCCAGACAGGTTGTAAAAAACGGCGATGAAATCACGGTGTCTTGTGCTGAAGGCGAGGTCGGTTATGTGTATAAGGGACTGCTGCCGTTTGAAGTTCTTAAAACCGAAATTAAAAAAATAGAAAAAACCCGCACAAAAATAATGATGAATGTCGGCGATCCGGATAGCGCCTTTGCGCTTTCGGCGATTCCTAATGACGGCGTGGGCTTGGCGCGCGAGGAGTTTATTTTCACAAATTTCGTCAAGATTCATCCGCTGGCTTTGGTCAATTATAAAAAATTAAAAGGGGATGTTAAGAAGCAGGTTGATGAACTGACAATTGGTTATACGGATAAAACCAAATTTTGCGTGGATAAATTGGCCGAGGGTTTTGCGTTTATCGCGTCGGCTTTTT from Patescibacteria group bacterium includes these protein-coding regions:
- the ligA gene encoding NAD-dependent DNA ligase LigA, giving the protein MTSDLKKRVELLHKQIDDLRYRYHVLNDPEITDAMYESLMDELRKIEQDHPELITPDSPTQRVAGKPSEKFEKVTHTVTQWSFNDAFEENDILDWEERIMKILEKELGSRPKDLDYVCELKIDGLHMVLTYVNGELQTAATRGDGKVGEDVTTNIKTIWSVPLKLKEKIDIIAEGEVWLDKKMLEKINSERAKNDEPLFANPRNAAAGTIRQLDPKIVANRKLSLTAYDISSDNAPSTQKEELEKLKELGFKTDTHWRVCKNIGEIFKFHNDWQDKKTTQEFWIDGVVIKVNQKKYQNLLGFTGKAPRWAIAYKFPAEQGTTKINEVIWGVGRTGAITPVAVMDPVKLAGTTVTHATLHNFDEIKRLGVKVGDTVVVEKAGDIIPKVMRVLDKMRNGSEKTIKEPTKCPVCGSPVKKKEISDKKQGASVAIFCTNSNCYAQQTKNLIHFVSKSAFDIDGMGERIVETLIDEGLIKSPADIFSLTQGDLEPLERFAEKSAENLVSAINTAKNVTLSRFINALGIRHVGEETAVKLAEHFGSLEKIMKAEMTDLEKIADIGPQVSGSIYEYFNNKENIKAVAELLNNGVKILREAKKSGKLNGKTFVITGSLDTMSREDAKEKIRALGGQISESVSRKTDYVVVGHEPGSKFEKAREFGIKTVDEKEFLKMVEV
- the ppsA gene encoding phosphoenolpyruvate synthase translates to MQFIRWFKDLTIKDIPSVGGKNASLGEMYSRLASKGVPVPNGFALTADAYWAFLRENKLDKKIKDVLKDLDKRNMRALSAAGTKVRNMILAAQFPTEIKKEIEKAYKDLCKFAKRANVDVAVRSSATAEDLPDASFAGQQETYLNVRGAAELMIAAKKCISSLFTDRAISYREDKGFDHMVVALSVGVQEMIRSDVGQSGVMFTLDTESGFKGVVLINAAYGLGEYVVKGRVNPDQYYVFKEGMKAGYKAIMSRRLGSKEVKLIYEKNGGTKQEKVKMADQKKYCLKDEEVLQLAKWGVIIEEHYDHPMDIEWAKDGQTGKLFIVQARSETVRSRANINVIEQYKLKTKGKILLTGLSIGQKIGQGRARVINSPKQMKQFKPGEVLVTKITDPDWEPIMRIASAIITEQGGKTSHAAIVSRELGTPCIVGVNKARQVVKNGDEITVSCAEGEVGYVYKGLLPFEVLKTEIKKIEKTRTKIMMNVGDPDSAFALSAIPNDGVGLAREEFIFTNFVKIHPLALVNYKKLKGDVKKQVDELTIGYTDKTKFCVDKLAEGFAFIASAFYPHDVILRLSDFKTNEYASLIGGTDYEPKEENPMIGWRGASRYYDPKYKPGFKLECEAIKKIREEWGMKNVIVMVPFCRTVKEGKQVLKTMKEFGLERGKNGLKVYVMCEIPSNVILAKEYCEIFDGFSIGSNDLTQLTLGVDRDSALVSHVYDEKNAAVKKLIRDVIQTAHLYKRKVGICGQAPSDYPEFAEFLVQEGIDSISLNPDTVLKTRERIASMERKVPVKAPSFRVAMATKLLLIFGVAGLMTILGGYTCQNINSGMYENPSYTSNELDAARAKAKQEALKQAQEAQAQKKIVYKEDSFVKFSLSYPANWLISHGADSIKFYSPDQKNWFTIAQGTAANIADDKVVKLDWQNYPAKSYTLSADVTPVYKFMEVYPKSYGNTNIIVLKGNGESFDDILAGFDNFFIQN